Genomic window (Aureibacillus halotolerans):
ATTTTGTACATTGATACGTCGTTTGGCAACAAGAGTGTAACTATTGTCCGAGGTGACGGCACACGAGAAAACGCATTTAACTACATCGACCTGGACACCGTGTTTTTTCAGCTTGTGAAAGGCGAAAACAAGATCAGTTACAACAGCAACAACGATAGTACAAAAACACGCGTCCTCATTGAGTACCGCAATCGTTATTTGGGGGTGTAGCTGGTGTCTACGATCCGAGTGATTGATAGAGCATTTAACTTTTTGGGTGACGTTGAGGTATACAGCTCACTTATCTGGCGTCGCAGTTGGCACGGCATCGGCTCTTTTGAGCTACACTGTGCGACTGGTGAGGCTGGGGTGGAGCATTTAGTTGAGGGCAATTTAATTTACATTGTGGGCAACAGCGCAGAGGCAGCAGAGATTGATTACGTGCAAATGCATGATTCAAATGGTGGCTCTATCGTGGTGCGTGGGACGGCTTTAGATGGCTGGCTCTCGCGCCGCATTACCTACCCACCTAATAACCAGGCATACGATACTTTTACTCTGCCAGCTGAAAGCGCCATGAAACGTCTTGTGCAAACCAATGCGATCAGTAGCAGACCTATAGACAGTCTAGTTATTACATCTGACCAACGCAGAGGTGACAATGTTGCCAAACAGACACGGTATAAAGGGTTGGCTGAGGAAGTCGAGTCGATCAGCCGAGTATCTGGTATTGGTTGGCGCATACGAGCAGATACGAGCAATAAAAACTATGCGTTTGAGTGTGCGCCTGGAAGAGACTTAACAGAAGAGCAAGATGTGTTGTCCAAAGCGATCTTTAGCATCGAGCGCAACAATCTCAAAAACCGCATCTTAACACGGTCAAAACTCAGCTATCGAAATGTGGCACTTGTGGCAGGTGCTGGAGAAGGTGTTGAACGTAAGATTGTCACAGTTGGTAATGTAAACGGCACTGAACGACGAGAGTTGTTTGTGGATGCAAGAGATCTACAGCAAGAAGAGGGCATGACGAATGCTCAATATGAAGAGCTGCTACGTACGCGCGGACTTGAAAAGCTAGAAGAAGCTGCACGGGTCGAATCATTCGAAGCGGCTTTAAGTGGATCCAACCTAGTCTACAGACAAGACTACGATCTAGGTGACATCGTGACCGTGTTCGACCGTGAGTGGGGCGTCAGATTTAACCAGCGCATCACTGAGATCACAGAAATCTATGAGACAGGTGACGTACAACTTGAAGCAACCTTTGGAATTACGGCACCCACTCTAATAGAAAGAATTAAACAAGAGGTGAGAAGATGACTATAGAGTTTGGTTTTTTTGACAGTACCGAAACAGATGAACGGACATACAGCGCTGACAGGTACGCACAGTATTTTCGAACGCTGATGACGGACGGTGTGGAGTATAAACCTGATGATACTTTGCAGGTACTTGCGTCAGGCACAGACATGAGCGTGAGAGTGCGTCCAGGGACTGCGAACCTGCGAGGCTACCATTTGTATGTCGAGAATGAAGAGATTAGCTTGACGCACCTCAATGCAAGCTCAAGCAGATCACGGATTGACAGGATTGTGGTCAAGTTGGATTTAAGTATTGAG
Coding sequences:
- a CDS encoding siphovirus ReqiPepy6 Gp37-like family protein, translating into MSTIRVIDRAFNFLGDVEVYSSLIWRRSWHGIGSFELHCATGEAGVEHLVEGNLIYIVGNSAEAAEIDYVQMHDSNGGSIVVRGTALDGWLSRRITYPPNNQAYDTFTLPAESAMKRLVQTNAISSRPIDSLVITSDQRRGDNVAKQTRYKGLAEEVESISRVSGIGWRIRADTSNKNYAFECAPGRDLTEEQDVLSKAIFSIERNNLKNRILTRSKLSYRNVALVAGAGEGVERKIVTVGNVNGTERRELFVDARDLQQEEGMTNAQYEELLRTRGLEKLEEAARVESFEAALSGSNLVYRQDYDLGDIVTVFDREWGVRFNQRITEITEIYETGDVQLEATFGITAPTLIERIKQEVRR